The Nitrospinota bacterium genome window below encodes:
- a CDS encoding nuclear transport factor 2 family protein, which yields MISEDRVLSANENFYKAFNNRDIEAMKEVWGHNLNTTCVHPGWPPLKGFEATLNSWAGIFENSGNMEIKISDVQVIASENLAWVSCIEKLYTIAEIGVSASKVFATNLFYLEGDSWKMIMHHASPMPETRETDDVLKN from the coding sequence ATGATAAGTGAAGATCGAGTTTTGTCTGCGAATGAAAACTTTTATAAAGCTTTTAATAATAGAGATATTGAAGCGATGAAAGAAGTGTGGGGGCATAATTTGAACACAACTTGTGTTCATCCCGGGTGGCCACCTCTTAAAGGTTTTGAGGCAACGTTGAATAGTTGGGCGGGAATTTTTGAGAATTCAGGCAATATGGAAATAAAAATTTCTGATGTGCAGGTTATCGCTTCAGAAAATCTGGCATGGGTTTCATGTATCGAAAAACTGTATACCATAGCTGAAATAGGAGTGTCAGCCTCAAAAGTTTTTGCTACAAACCTGTTTTACCTTGAGGGTGATTCATGGAAAATGATCATGCACCACGCCTCGCCAATGCCTGAAACCCGGGAAACAGATGATGTTCTGAAAAATTAA
- a CDS encoding ABC transporter ATP-binding protein: MPSPELDIDNLTVSFHTPKGKLTAVNGISFQLNEGEILALVGESGCGKTVSALSILRLLPEPPAEISSGKILFSGQNLLSMNTKELQNLRGHSISMIFQDPMTSLNPVLTIGEQMAETLLRHTTMTRQEALKKSADLLERVEIPSPKDKLKYYPHQLSGGMRQRVMIAMALACSPRVLIADEPTTALDVLIQAQILELLKNLKTEAGMSILIITHDLGVVAEIAQRVLIMYAGEIVESGPAKSLLENPFHPYTKGLIASVPKLGTHKHTGERLQEISGNVPGLDQRPSGCSFHPRCEWAIEKCKTQKPVLREAGAQRQWSCHLEQGSI, from the coding sequence ATGCCATCACCAGAACTGGATATTGACAACCTGACCGTTTCTTTTCACACTCCCAAGGGTAAACTGACTGCAGTTAATGGAATCAGTTTCCAATTGAACGAAGGCGAAATATTGGCTTTGGTTGGAGAATCAGGATGTGGGAAGACCGTCAGCGCCCTTTCCATTCTGCGTCTTTTGCCAGAACCACCGGCGGAAATTTCAAGTGGCAAAATTCTATTTTCAGGGCAAAACCTTTTATCCATGAACACAAAAGAATTGCAGAATCTGCGTGGCCATTCCATTTCAATGATCTTTCAGGATCCGATGACTTCTCTTAATCCGGTCTTGACCATTGGAGAGCAAATGGCCGAAACACTCCTTCGTCATACAACCATGACTCGCCAGGAAGCCTTGAAAAAATCAGCAGACTTGTTGGAGCGGGTTGAGATACCCTCTCCTAAAGACAAGTTAAAATATTACCCTCATCAACTCAGCGGAGGAATGAGACAACGCGTCATGATTGCAATGGCCCTTGCCTGCTCACCAAGAGTCCTCATTGCTGACGAACCTACGACAGCCCTTGATGTTCTTATTCAAGCCCAGATCCTAGAGCTTCTCAAAAATTTAAAGACGGAAGCTGGCATGTCCATTCTTATCATTACCCATGATCTTGGAGTTGTCGCGGAAATTGCCCAGAGGGTTTTGATCATGTATGCTGGAGAAATCGTAGAGTCCGGACCCGCAAAATCTCTTCTTGAAAACCCGTTTCATCCTTATACCAAAGGGCTCATCGCCTCTGTACCAAAACTCGGAACACATAAACATACAGGCGAAAGATTGCAGGAAATCTCAGGCAACGTCCCCGGTCTGGATCAGCGTCCTTCGGGTTGTTCGTTTCACCCTCGTTGCGAATGGGCTATCGAAAAATGCAAAACCCAAAAACCCGTGTTGCGTGAAGCGGGTGCCCAGAGGCAATGGAGCTGCCACCTGGAGCAGGGATCGATATGA
- a CDS encoding cytochrome c maturation protein CcmE — MKQKKTRFLVGSLLIVGAIGYLITMGISNTSQYFFTVDELMSQKVSFTGAGLKVKGNVVNGSIQRDPNDYLNVNFSIEENDSSLKVAYQGVTPDMFVDGGEVVVEGTLGKDGVFHANTLLTSCPSKYEAEKEAGKMHPGTLPKADEYKRPGINKAEALPKTTI; from the coding sequence ATGAAGCAGAAAAAAACAAGATTTTTAGTGGGTAGTTTGCTGATTGTTGGAGCCATTGGATATTTGATAACAATGGGAATCAGTAATACTTCGCAGTATTTCTTTACCGTGGACGAATTGATGAGCCAGAAAGTTTCATTCACCGGTGCTGGATTAAAAGTAAAAGGCAATGTGGTAAATGGTTCAATTCAAAGGGACCCTAATGATTATTTAAATGTGAATTTTTCTATTGAGGAGAATGATTCCTCGTTGAAGGTAGCTTATCAAGGGGTGACACCGGATATGTTTGTTGATGGAGGTGAGGTGGTGGTCGAGGGAACTTTAGGGAAGGATGGTGTTTTCCACGCCAACACTTTATTGACCAGTTGCCCGTCTAAATATGAAGCTGAAAAAGAGGCCGGAAAGATGCATCCGGGTACACTCCCCAAAGCTGACGAGTATAAAAGGCCGGGCATCAATAAAGCGGAAGCCTTGCCGAAAACAACAATCTAA
- the ccmA gene encoding heme ABC exporter ATP-binding protein CcmA, producing MVDNSNPDSSAIEVRQLRKEFGVLKAVDGISFDLKRGEFLSVFGPNGAGKTTLIKILTGLTRPSSGSARVAGYEVEEGMAEMRREIGVISHSSALYADLTPMENLIFFGKMYGVERPHESALNALEDVGLAPRRNDRVRTFSRGMLQRLSIARAILHDPSILFLDEPFTGLDIHASNVLKEHLQSLHDKKRTILMTTHDISCGLEMCDKVALQVMGQFAFFEDVKDIDRENFETLYFDAVRNNQFTMGIRPH from the coding sequence ATGGTAGATAATTCCAATCCCGATTCCTCCGCTATTGAAGTTAGACAGTTGCGTAAAGAGTTTGGAGTTTTAAAAGCTGTAGATGGAATCAGTTTTGACCTGAAGCGTGGGGAATTTTTATCTGTTTTTGGTCCCAATGGCGCGGGAAAAACCACCCTTATTAAGATTCTAACGGGATTAACGCGTCCTTCATCAGGCTCAGCGAGGGTTGCTGGTTATGAAGTGGAAGAAGGGATGGCGGAGATGCGGCGTGAGATAGGTGTTATTTCGCATTCTTCTGCTTTATATGCTGATTTGACCCCAATGGAAAATTTGATTTTTTTTGGCAAGATGTATGGAGTGGAACGTCCTCATGAATCAGCTTTGAACGCTCTTGAGGATGTAGGGTTGGCTCCACGCAGAAATGATCGTGTTAGAACTTTTTCACGCGGTATGTTGCAGAGGCTGTCCATCGCAAGGGCTATTCTACATGATCCTTCCATTTTATTTTTAGATGAGCCTTTCACTGGATTGGATATTCACGCATCCAATGTGCTCAAGGAGCACCTTCAGTCTTTACATGATAAGAAGAGGACAATATTGATGACTACGCATGATATTTCCTGCGGCCTGGAAATGTGCGATAAAGTTGCCTTGCAGGTTATGGGGCAGTTTGCATTCTTTGAGGATGTTAAAGATATTGATAGGGAAAACTTTGAGACTCTATATTTTGATGCAGTTCGTAATAACCAGTTTACTATGGGAATTCGCCCTCATTGA
- a CDS encoding cytochrome C assembly protein, producing MKMNPEEVEDSQEEGNVLVWLTGIGLLAAMVSIFLYVPTEKTEGVIQRIMYFHVPCAWLSFFAFFVVFICSILFLWKKDREWDIYAHASAGIGVVFCSLVLITGPIWARPIWGAWWVWDARLTSTLILWLIYVAYLMLRAQSDAGSMRARYAAVLGIIGFLNIPFIHFSVLWWRTFHPQPKVISSEGLGKGMDPSMLATLGISLGAFTLLYFLLMGERVRQEKLKDEIDRLKREKLYSS from the coding sequence ATGAAGATGAACCCTGAAGAAGTAGAAGACAGCCAGGAGGAAGGAAATGTTCTGGTCTGGTTGACCGGTATTGGTCTTCTTGCGGCAATGGTCTCGATTTTTTTATATGTTCCTACTGAAAAGACAGAAGGAGTGATCCAGCGCATCATGTACTTCCATGTTCCTTGCGCATGGCTTTCATTTTTTGCTTTCTTTGTGGTTTTTATTTGTTCGATTTTGTTTTTGTGGAAGAAGGACAGGGAGTGGGATATTTATGCTCACGCCTCAGCAGGAATCGGTGTGGTTTTCTGTTCCCTGGTTTTGATCACAGGCCCGATTTGGGCGCGGCCAATTTGGGGGGCATGGTGGGTGTGGGACGCACGTTTGACATCTACCCTGATACTCTGGCTGATTTATGTAGCATACCTCATGCTTCGAGCACAAAGTGATGCCGGTTCCATGAGGGCTCGTTATGCGGCGGTACTTGGTATTATTGGGTTTCTAAATATCCCCTTTATCCATTTTTCTGTATTATGGTGGCGAACATTCCACCCTCAACCCAAGGTTATTTCCAGCGAAGGGCTTGGTAAGGGCATGGACCCGAGCATGTTGGCAACACTGGGCATATCTCTGGGTGCTTTCACGCTGCTTTATTTCCTGCTGATGGGTGAGCGGGTGCGGCAGGAAAAACTAAAGGATGAAATTGACCGGCTCAAAAGGGAAAAGCTTTATTCGTCCTAG
- the mraZ gene encoding division/cell wall cluster transcriptional repressor MraZ, producing MVNAVLNNFLGTYNISLDDKGRFNVPAKFRSALEQFGPQLVVCVMDHYLVVFPQKEWSENEAKLSDLNAFDKTDRNRLREFYSRATECEMKSGKILLPANQREIAGLNKEAILVGMSKTFEVWSPEEWSKQGEQ from the coding sequence TTGGTGAATGCAGTGTTAAACAACTTTCTAGGAACCTACAACATCAGTCTGGACGACAAGGGGCGGTTCAACGTGCCGGCGAAATTTCGCAGCGCGCTCGAACAGTTTGGTCCGCAATTGGTGGTGTGTGTAATGGATCATTATCTAGTGGTCTTTCCTCAGAAAGAATGGTCCGAAAATGAGGCCAAGCTGAGCGACCTGAACGCATTCGACAAGACCGACAGAAACCGATTACGGGAGTTTTATTCCAGGGCAACCGAGTGCGAAATGAAGTCTGGAAAGATACTGCTCCCTGCCAACCAGAGAGAGATTGCAGGATTAAACAAAGAGGCCATCTTGGTGGGAATGTCTAAAACCTTTGAGGTCTGGTCCCCAGAAGAATGGTCCAAGCAAGGGGAACAATAG
- a CDS encoding ABC transporter ATP-binding protein — MNTKNGIPLLEVRDLKKHFIQHKKLLEEQAPPVRAVDGISFTMQAGETLGLVGESGCGKSTAARTSLRLIEPTSGQVRFCGTNLFDLKETELRNLRKEMQIIFQDPYSAVNPSRRVGKIVQEPFEIHGYQNKKENSEKARQLLEYVGLSQGHFNSYPHELSGGQLQRVGIARAIALNPRLVVADEPVSALDVSIQAQIINLLQDLKEKLDISYLFISHDMGVIEYFCDRVAVMYLGKIVEIANSEQIYNSAQHPYTIALLNAIPNLASGETKQKTFIKGDIPDPASTQKGCAFQSRCPIKEKQCEQEIPELKEINTGHQVACFLKH; from the coding sequence ATGAACACAAAAAACGGCATTCCACTGCTGGAAGTCAGAGACCTCAAGAAACATTTTATACAACATAAAAAACTTCTCGAAGAACAGGCACCACCTGTTCGCGCGGTAGATGGTATTTCATTCACAATGCAAGCAGGTGAAACACTGGGTTTGGTTGGGGAGAGCGGATGTGGAAAGTCCACAGCAGCCAGAACCTCTCTGCGACTGATCGAGCCAACTTCGGGACAAGTGAGGTTTTGTGGAACAAACTTGTTTGACCTTAAGGAAACAGAGCTGAGAAACCTTCGAAAGGAGATGCAAATAATCTTTCAAGATCCTTATTCAGCTGTCAATCCGTCAAGACGTGTAGGCAAAATAGTTCAAGAGCCTTTTGAAATTCACGGCTACCAAAACAAAAAAGAAAACTCCGAAAAAGCCAGACAACTTTTAGAGTATGTGGGGTTGTCACAAGGGCACTTCAACAGTTACCCGCATGAGTTGAGTGGCGGACAGTTACAGCGAGTAGGAATTGCCCGGGCAATAGCTCTTAACCCCAGATTGGTGGTGGCTGATGAACCCGTATCAGCTTTGGACGTTTCCATACAAGCCCAGATCATTAACCTGTTGCAAGACCTGAAAGAAAAACTGGATATATCCTACTTATTTATTTCTCATGATATGGGGGTGATTGAGTATTTTTGCGATCGGGTCGCAGTAATGTATCTTGGAAAGATCGTTGAAATTGCAAACAGCGAACAAATATACAATTCAGCCCAGCACCCTTATACAATTGCCTTGCTAAACGCAATTCCCAATCTAGCATCAGGAGAGACCAAACAAAAAACATTCATAAAAGGAGATATCCCCGATCCGGCAAGCACGCAAAAAGGCTGCGCCTTTCAAAGCCGATGCCCGATCAAAGAAAAACAATGCGAACAAGAAATACCGGAACTTAAAGAAATCAATACCGGTCATCAGGTTGCGTGTTTCCTAAAACATTAA
- a CDS encoding CcmD family protein: MDNLGFLFAANVFVWGGIVFYVYMLKQRNRSLEKDLNLLKETLSKEG, from the coding sequence ATGGATAACCTGGGATTTTTATTTGCGGCTAATGTGTTTGTGTGGGGCGGCATAGTTTTTTATGTGTATATGCTCAAACAACGTAACCGCTCTCTCGAAAAAGACCTGAACCTGCTAAAAGAAACTTTGAGCAAAGAAGGATGA
- the rsmH gene encoding 16S rRNA (cytosine(1402)-N(4))-methyltransferase RsmH, which produces MPTYHESVMKNEVLHYLNVHMEGVIVDGTLGDGGHTEFILKNTAPDIRVFAIDRDKSAIERASKRLSPFRDRVTLVHGNLADLKKLATQNGITRVVGLLMDLGVSSPQLDLPGRGFSIKNDGPLDMRMDSSQNTTAADLLENLSDAELASIIKNYGEERYSKKIVRAIRKEQAERPITSTGQLSQIVAQVVPAPRRSRIHPATKTFQALRITVNDELVQLKTVLSDMMGLLCSTARVAVISFHSLEDRIVKTFFRDQEKGCECPPRTPICICGKTQSLKVLTRKPIVPSDEEVARNPRSISAKLRVAERVYV; this is translated from the coding sequence ATGCCAACGTACCACGAATCGGTAATGAAAAATGAAGTGCTTCATTACCTGAATGTTCACATGGAGGGTGTAATCGTGGATGGCACACTTGGGGATGGAGGCCATACGGAATTCATCCTGAAAAACACAGCGCCTGATATCCGGGTCTTTGCGATCGACCGGGACAAATCCGCTATAGAGCGGGCCAGTAAAAGACTATCTCCTTTCCGTGACAGGGTTACTCTAGTCCATGGCAACCTGGCAGACTTAAAAAAACTGGCAACCCAAAACGGGATCACCCGTGTGGTTGGGTTGTTGATGGATCTGGGAGTCTCTTCACCCCAGTTAGATTTACCCGGACGCGGCTTCAGCATAAAAAATGATGGTCCTCTCGATATGCGAATGGACTCCTCCCAAAATACTACGGCCGCAGATCTTCTGGAAAATCTTTCTGACGCTGAACTGGCGTCCATTATTAAAAATTATGGTGAAGAACGTTATTCAAAAAAGATTGTCCGGGCAATTCGCAAAGAACAGGCTGAGCGCCCAATAACCTCTACTGGCCAACTCTCACAAATTGTTGCTCAAGTGGTCCCGGCACCAAGGCGCTCACGGATTCACCCTGCTACGAAAACTTTTCAAGCGCTGAGGATAACTGTCAATGATGAACTGGTGCAATTGAAAACTGTTCTGTCTGACATGATGGGTCTGCTTTGTTCGACAGCGCGTGTCGCAGTGATTTCGTTTCACTCTCTTGAAGACAGGATAGTGAAAACATTTTTCAGGGATCAGGAAAAAGGGTGTGAGTGCCCACCCAGGACCCCTATATGCATTTGTGGAAAAACGCAGAGCTTGAAGGTTTTAACCCGCAAACCCATTGTGCCTTCTGATGAAGAGGTCGCGCGAAACCCAAGATCGATAAGTGCGAAATTAAGGGTCGCGGAAAGGGTTTATGTTTGA
- a CDS encoding ABC transporter permease subunit codes for MNLFFSQVSSIVWKDFLTEFKTRELFSSMFIFALLVILIFIFSVNLSIVKASEVGPGVLWVAFLFSGTLGLNRSFMLEKENGCLMGLMLTPADRTAVYFGKLVSNFAFLSIMELFIMPLFMIFFNIDLIDHLLPLLLVIFLGTLGFCALGTLLSSLASNLKTREIMLPILLYPLMIPVVIGVVRMTGQVLAGEPLSEMMNWIGLTASFDIIYIGVSIMTIDHILEE; via the coding sequence ATGAACCTTTTTTTCAGTCAGGTCTCATCTATAGTCTGGAAAGATTTCCTGACCGAATTCAAGACGCGTGAACTGTTCAGTTCAATGTTCATTTTTGCGTTGCTGGTTATTTTGATTTTTATTTTTTCTGTGAACCTCAGCATTGTTAAGGCCAGTGAGGTTGGCCCCGGAGTTTTGTGGGTGGCGTTTTTATTTTCAGGAACCTTGGGGCTGAATCGTTCTTTCATGCTTGAAAAGGAAAATGGATGCCTCATGGGGTTGATGTTGACACCTGCAGATAGAACGGCCGTTTATTTTGGCAAACTGGTCAGTAATTTTGCTTTCCTTAGCATTATGGAATTGTTCATTATGCCGCTGTTCATGATTTTTTTTAACATAGACCTGATAGATCATTTATTACCACTCTTGCTTGTAATTTTTCTGGGTACCCTCGGGTTCTGCGCTCTGGGTACCCTGTTATCTTCGTTAGCCTCAAACCTGAAAACGCGGGAAATCATGTTGCCTATTTTACTTTATCCGTTAATGATTCCTGTTGTCATTGGAGTGGTTCGAATGACCGGGCAAGTTCTGGCTGGCGAACCTTTATCGGAAATGATGAACTGGATTGGTTTGACGGCTTCCTTCGATATCATTTATATTGGTGTCTCCATCATGACGATTGACCATATTCTGGAGGAGTGA
- a CDS encoding TlpA family protein disulfide reductase → MKLTGSKGKSFIRPRDVLLGLLIIVALTLLVLRIQKTGTENPDANQFKPQEGYLAPRFSLRNLKGNLEGLDDHSGKVIIINFWATWCVPCVREMPSFENLYRRFRSEGLTILAVSLDKGDSDKVQKFVDKHKLSFPILLDINGVAEKLYPSFTIPFTYVIDKLGRVVARVDGAKNWESPETFRAVEHLLKQ, encoded by the coding sequence ATGAAATTGACCGGCTCAAAAGGGAAAAGCTTTATTCGTCCTAGGGACGTACTTCTGGGCCTGCTTATAATTGTGGCTCTGACTCTGCTCGTGCTCCGTATCCAAAAAACCGGTACGGAAAACCCGGATGCAAACCAGTTTAAACCGCAAGAAGGATATCTTGCTCCACGTTTTAGTTTAAGAAACCTTAAGGGTAACCTGGAAGGACTTGACGATCACTCTGGAAAAGTGATTATCATTAATTTCTGGGCTACCTGGTGTGTTCCTTGTGTAAGGGAAATGCCCAGCTTTGAAAACCTGTACCGCCGCTTCCGGTCTGAAGGGTTAACCATTCTCGCAGTCAGCCTTGATAAAGGAGACTCTGATAAAGTCCAAAAGTTTGTTGATAAACACAAATTATCATTCCCGATATTATTGGATATAAATGGTGTTGCTGAAAAACTTTATCCATCTTTTACCATTCCATTTACCTATGTAATTGATAAGTTGGGGAGGGTTGTCGCTCGTGTTGACGGTGCTAAAAACTGGGAGTCGCCTGAAACCTTCCGAGCCGTTGAGCACCTTTTAAAACAATAA
- a CDS encoding cell division protein FtsL, which translates to MFDGVRGLIKGRLHVTSKDFWVVISVSILFMFGALALVWPNIKKIKLAYDYQDLAKEHEELSRENQLLNLERESLRSLNRIYHLARNEVGMKEPDEGNEITIILK; encoded by the coding sequence ATGTTTGACGGAGTTCGAGGGCTGATAAAAGGCCGGCTCCATGTTACCTCAAAAGATTTCTGGGTGGTCATTTCCGTGTCCATCCTGTTCATGTTCGGAGCTCTGGCTCTGGTTTGGCCGAATATCAAAAAAATCAAACTGGCGTATGACTATCAGGATCTTGCAAAAGAACACGAGGAATTGTCCAGGGAGAATCAGTTGCTTAATCTTGAGCGTGAAAGCCTGAGGTCTTTGAACCGTATTTATCATTTAGCCAGAAACGAAGTGGGAATGAAAGAGCCTGATGAAGGCAATGAAATCACAATAATACTTAAATAG
- a CDS encoding heme lyase CcmF/NrfE family subunit, with product MNDIGEFTLLVALATALYGCVAYIMSARGNRIDLYLSADKTPFIVWTCVAISSICLWKAFLTDDFSLQYVWAYSNRELDTFYKVSSFWGGQKGSLLFWTLLLTTYMLVVYFQNRGKNLRVVPYAMAVMLAIVVFFLFLINFSTNPFERIPLPPEDGRGLNPLLQNYWMVIHPPTLYLGYVGFTVPFAFAVAALISKNLDDGWIRMTRKWTLISWFFLCMGNLFGASWAYVELGWGGYWAWDPVENAAFMPLLIATAYLHSVMIQEKKDMMKVWNMSLILLTFAMTIFGTFITRSGLIQSVHTFDEATLGYYFLAFLFVVIAACITLIVTRLPLLKSANELDSFLSRESSFLFNNLVLLGIAFATFWGTIFPIISEAVRGVKITVGPPFYNQVNVPIGLALLALIGIGPVIAWRRATFSNLKKNFLKPLLASIVAAIVLFPVVPLESRAEVYTYVTFVLCVFVMASILAEFYKVTVSRMGLHEESVVGALATATWRNKRRYGGYIVHIGVVLIFAGIAGSQAYGTHTEKHLQLGESFEIRGYKITYQKLVAVEATNVKTRIIAQLAVERDGRRYWTGHPEKEFYKGQNQPVSEVDVLSTWKEDLYMILADFREDESATIKVYVNPMVSWMWTGGWIIAFGTMISMWPDRLEQRRRLDRIRRQEQLFPSPAQE from the coding sequence ATGAATGATATTGGTGAGTTTACATTATTGGTGGCCCTGGCAACGGCTTTATATGGTTGTGTTGCCTACATCATGTCCGCCCGAGGAAACCGTATCGACCTTTATTTGAGTGCGGATAAGACTCCATTTATTGTTTGGACCTGCGTAGCTATCTCATCTATATGTTTGTGGAAAGCTTTTCTAACCGATGATTTCAGCCTCCAATATGTCTGGGCTTATTCCAATCGCGAGTTAGATACGTTTTACAAAGTTTCTTCATTCTGGGGAGGGCAGAAAGGTTCCCTGCTTTTCTGGACACTCTTGCTTACCACCTACATGCTCGTGGTTTATTTTCAAAACCGGGGAAAAAACCTGCGAGTGGTTCCCTATGCGATGGCGGTTATGCTCGCCATAGTAGTGTTCTTTCTTTTTCTGATAAACTTTTCCACCAATCCATTTGAGCGTATTCCACTGCCGCCCGAAGATGGGCGCGGCCTGAATCCACTTCTGCAAAACTATTGGATGGTGATCCACCCGCCGACCTTGTACCTGGGCTATGTCGGGTTCACGGTTCCATTTGCTTTCGCCGTTGCGGCTCTTATCAGTAAAAACCTGGATGATGGCTGGATTAGAATGACACGGAAGTGGACTCTGATCTCATGGTTTTTTCTCTGCATGGGAAATTTGTTCGGAGCTTCCTGGGCTTATGTTGAGTTGGGTTGGGGGGGATACTGGGCCTGGGACCCTGTTGAGAACGCAGCATTTATGCCTTTGTTGATTGCCACAGCCTATTTGCATTCGGTGATGATTCAGGAAAAAAAGGACATGATGAAAGTCTGGAACATGTCTTTAATCCTTTTAACCTTTGCAATGACAATTTTTGGAACATTTATCACTCGTAGCGGTCTCATTCAATCTGTTCATACATTTGATGAGGCGACTCTTGGTTATTACTTTCTGGCTTTTCTTTTTGTAGTCATTGCGGCATGTATTACTTTGATCGTTACGCGTCTACCTCTTCTAAAAAGCGCGAATGAACTGGATTCTTTTTTATCTCGAGAGAGTAGTTTTTTATTTAACAATCTGGTTTTGCTGGGAATTGCTTTTGCAACATTTTGGGGTACTATTTTCCCGATCATTTCAGAAGCTGTACGGGGTGTGAAGATAACGGTGGGGCCGCCATTTTATAACCAGGTGAATGTTCCCATAGGTCTTGCGCTTTTAGCGCTGATTGGTATTGGGCCTGTAATCGCCTGGAGAAGGGCAACATTTTCCAACCTGAAGAAAAACTTTTTAAAACCTTTGCTTGCCTCCATTGTAGCGGCAATTGTATTGTTCCCGGTTGTCCCCTTGGAAAGTCGAGCCGAGGTTTATACATATGTGACTTTTGTACTTTGTGTATTCGTGATGGCTTCTATCCTCGCCGAGTTTTACAAGGTTACGGTTTCGAGAATGGGGTTGCATGAGGAGTCTGTTGTTGGCGCTTTGGCGACGGCTACTTGGCGCAATAAGAGACGTTATGGGGGTTATATTGTCCATATAGGAGTGGTGTTGATTTTTGCGGGTATTGCGGGGTCGCAGGCTTATGGAACTCACACGGAAAAACATTTGCAACTGGGGGAGTCCTTTGAAATCAGGGGTTATAAAATCACGTATCAAAAACTGGTTGCTGTGGAAGCCACAAACGTTAAGACTCGAATTATTGCCCAACTCGCTGTAGAGCGTGATGGAAGACGGTATTGGACAGGCCATCCTGAAAAAGAATTTTATAAGGGACAGAACCAGCCGGTTTCTGAAGTGGATGTCCTTTCAACCTGGAAGGAAGATTTATATATGATTCTGGCGGATTTCCGTGAAGATGAATCAGCAACGATAAAAGTTTATGTGAATCCGATGGTCAGTTGGATGTGGACAGGTGGATGGATTATAGCTTTTGGCACGATGATCTCTATGTGGCCGGATCGATTAGAACAAAGACGCCGCCTGGACAGGATTCGCAGGCAGGAGCAGTTGTTCCCTTCTCCTGCGCAGGAGTAA